A single region of the Microtus ochrogaster isolate Prairie Vole_2 chromosome 2, MicOch1.0, whole genome shotgun sequence genome encodes:
- the LOC106144013 gene encoding predicted GPI-anchored protein 58 encodes MSAAQTGPPHPPGIPGAPGPHEPERDRPRRGPWAGEGRELFLQHRHAGSTRQAAATRPSSPERRNLPGLRARGTARVVSRARPLGASWARRRREALAAASLSCAPRSLLRAPLAPARPAPARPETTAPVRSDAACAHQHARGACSPARHPKPIPHATPGQDRPARSEAQSVAPRRTSDLPPHPGLISGDKKHT; translated from the coding sequence ATGAGCGCGGCTCAGACCGGGCCGCCTCACCCTCCGGGCATCCCCGGGGCTCCGGGGCCGCACGAGCCTGAGCGCGACCGGCCGCGACGAGGACCATGGGCCGGGGAAGGCCGGGAGCTGTTCCTTCAGCACCGCCACGCGGGCTCCACGCGCCAGGCTGCTGCGACCCGACCTTCTTCTCCAGAGCGCAGAAACCTCCCGGGGCTGCGGGCACGGGGCACCGCCCGCGTAGTCAGCAGGGCCCGCCCCTTAGGAGCTTCCTGGGCCAGGAGGCGGCGCGAGGCCTTGGCTGCTGCGTCCCTCTCCTGCGCGCCCCGCTCGCTCCTGCGCGCCCCGCTGGCTCCTGCGCGCCCGGCTCCTGCGCGCCCCGAAACCACGGCGCCGGTGCGCAGTGACGCGGCCTGCGCTCATCAACATGCACGCGGCGCCTGCAGCCCCGCCCGCCATCCCAAACCGATCCCGCACGCCACCCCTGGCCAGGATCGGCCCGCCAGGAGCGAGGCTCAGAGCGTCGCGCCACGCAGAACCTCGGACCTCCCTCCACACCCCGGGCTTATCTCAGGGGATAAAAAACACACTTGA